In the genome of Stomoxys calcitrans chromosome 4, idStoCalc2.1, whole genome shotgun sequence, the window tcgttgtgtgtgtgtattacacacacaaataacgaaaaatggcgcgaactagtaacatactcaaaatcagagtttcaCTAATCTCTGATTTTGAcaaatagtgcactcaatattttgttgttagacaactgccactaccagtaaatgaatatatcttggcgtgaaaccacatttttaaatccgccttgggcaTTTGTATTGAAGCTAAACCGGGTAACCGGTTCAACTTTAGGATGCGATTTTAAGATATCATTCCATATTGCATTTCCTGTTttggttttcttcttcttcttgaccgtttttgttttgattttttcgtTCATCCTTTCCTTCATCTCATTCTCGTCTATTCGTTCATTCTAATTttcgtaaacatttttttccttcaTTTAACTTTTGTCACGATAGGAGGATTAATAGTTGCTTTTTCCAACACCAAATCCTTTCTGAAGCTATATATTTGCCCAATTCCAACTCAATGAATataaacataagctatataaaaTGGCCACACTAAGTAGTTTGTCCAACTATAGCACCTATGCCAATTATACAAAATGTGGGGAAATATTAAAGTCACCAGCAATTGGAGAAAGACAATATGCACTTTTATGTCTACAATGTGAAGAGATATGTTTACAGTTCCAGACATTTGTTATACATTTAGAAAAGGAGCATCAGGAGCTCTCCTTTGCAGATGTAAGAACAAAGGAGGAGGAAATTGATGATGTAAACGAGCCATTCGCCACAGTTAGTGAATTTGCAAAAACCAACGTCGAGAGTGAGGACAAGAAGGCAGGCTTTCAGCGACTTTCATTAGTTATAAGATTTTAATACAAGCCTTTCTTTTTAGGACTTGATTGTGGACCCTTTGGAGGAGCCGGTAGTTTTGTTGATGAAAAATCCCAAGCATAAAGACAAAGATAAACGTGTTGGTAAAGTCCAGACCAGACAACAGCCATTAAGTGAGACCCGAAAGAAAAAATACGATGAATTGGTTAAACAAGAACCTGATGATGAAATAAATCTGGAGAGCATCCAGGCTATTGCTGCAAAGCATAGTGAGGTAAATATTTGGAGCACTTAAAATGTTCCCCCAAAAATTCTCCACTAAGTGGAGCCTTCTTCCGGTATGCTGTACAGGCATTAATTTTATGCCTACGAAGTTAAGGCCTTAAGAAATCGGGAGAATTGTTTATATGGGCCTATATTTATTTAAAGACCTATCTGGGCTTCTAGAGCCTCAAGCTAAATACGTAGAATACCTGATTTATTTTaaacccatggcagccggttgtacgtaccggattgacccgatgaagtccttcatcggcaagggctgccgcctcagtgtacaacacactgctacaacaacagcaacaacctgATTTATTTCCTTTAACGAAGCTATGATTCTCGTCCGCAGCGTTCACTATACCTCACTTCATGGACAACTGATGTCGTAACGCTTCCGTTTTCCAACTACTGCAATTTGtagcaaagaaaaaagaaagaatcATGTACTAGATCGGCTTGGAATATAACAATGAGCTATAATTTATGAACTTGATatggtcttagatcaatatttcctaCAGTAACATCCAACTACTTTCTCTCTTCCTTAAATTTAACCACTTTACTATCCCTATACTtgtaaaaacttattttttttttgcagtttccCAAACCTTTTCTTCAAACCGTTGAACAGTCCACCATTGCTGAGGCTTTGGATGAGAAATCACCTAATTATGGAACATCATTGAATATAAAAACAGATTTATCCTATCTGGACGATGATATAATAGACTATGGTGAAGATGATGACGATGAAGATTTTATTATacgcgatgatgatgatgacgatgattttGACGACAAGGAATTCTTAGATGACACTAAAGAAGGCGATGATGATTTAAAACCATCACCAGCTAAGAAATCCAAAGTGAAACTAGATGTTGGCTTGGATATTGATGAGTTTATGAACAATCAGATTTATGTTGTAGCCTTTATAGCAGCCTACCAGAAACAAGACGAGTTATGGGATGCTACCAGACCGCCTAAACTGGTAAATCGTTGCCGCAAGAAACGAGATGATTGTTTAAAAAAGATATGTCAAGAGTTGCAGGAGTCAGATGTTCCCATGACAATACGAGATGCCGAGAAATGTATTAAATACATGAGAGTCCGCTATATACGTGATGTACGCATACGCATgaattacattaaaaataagGATAAAGACTATAAGCCCTTGTGGTTCCATGACCATTTGGAATTTCTAAAACCAACTTTAAGTTTTATACAAGAGGTAATATTTAAAATGTATAACAAACTTAaagattcaaaattttcaacgatTTCATTGTTGCATTCTAGTTGCAAGAGGAACAGCTTTTGGCAAAACCCAAACTGAACGATGAACAAATTATACGTTTAATAGATATTTACAAAAAACATTCCTGCTTGTGGAACGAACaggatatattttattattcggAGCAAAGGCGTCACGCTGCTCTACAAACTGTTATTGGGGAGGTAAAGCAGGAATTGCAATTAAATTATACTGTAGATGAAGTGGAGGAAAAAATCGAATTTATACATAAAATAGTTAAGAAAGAAAAGGAGAACTGCATCGAATACACCACCAACAAACCCAATGGGGAGTATAAATCATCCTGTAAATTTTACAATCACATTTCATATCTTCTGCCACATTTGGGTCCCTTTAAGTGTCAATTTTGTCCCAAGGTCCTAATGCATGTGGCCACATTTCGCATACACGTATCGAAACATGATGGCTCCAAACCATTTAAATGTTCCATTTGCAATTATGAATTCACCCAAAAGCCGGGCTATGTTATACACCTGCGTCGTCATACTCAAGATTTTCCATTTGTGTGCAAATACTGTGGCAAGGGATTTCCTTGTAAAAAAGAACTCAAATTGCATTTCCAAAATCATCCAGAATATGAGAAAGAATTCATATGCGATGTGTGTGGTGAAGGTTTCACCCAACAAAAGCTGCTCAATTGGCATTTGAAAGCACACAACAATATAAGAGACTCAATATGCAATATATGTGGCAAAGGTTTTACAAATTCCAAGTTATTATTTCAACATCGCACTGTGCACAGTCAAGAGAAAAGTGTGTGCAAACTGTGTGGCAAAACATATGCACACTATCGTGGCCTTTCGCGGCATATGAGTAAGGATCACGGAACTACGGTGGCGGCGGTAGCAGCAGTTATGGGAGAGAAACCCAAAAAGAGGGTACTAACCATAAATGAAATAAGCTAGATGTaagtaatatttattttaagttattaaaaaattacatttttattaattttaataaaaaaaaatgtacataTAAAATGAGATAAGGGAAGAAAGAATTAAAGAATGCCGTAAGCCGTTATACACATAAAATATGGCAAATTGGCCTAcaaacattacattaaggaacagagggcaaacttctcacatattaactagagatgttgttgttgtagcagtgtattgtacactgaggcggcagcccttgccggtgaagtactccatcgggtcaatccggtacgtacaaccggctgccatgggattgaactaGAGATGTCTCTTTGCTCGATGATCTGCATATATTCGTATGTAGTCCACCATCAGGAGATATATCCTTCCTATCCGAAAAAAATGTTAtcagttgttgtagcagtgtgttatacagtgaaacggcagtccttgccgatgaagaattccattgggtcaatccggtacgtacaaccggctgccatgggatagaTCTAAGCAGTATTTATTTGATGTGCAACCACTGTCCAAATATGGAGATTGACAAGGATCGCTACGTAGCAAGGCATGGTTTGTGACTGCAATAGAAAGAATCATTCGCAGCCCATATTATCTTAATCCCTCTTGATCCTTTGTTGTAAGCAAtcccttcaaaaaaaaaaacaccaaaataaGAATTGAAAAAATCCCATGTTTTGTTTAACATTCGCctttatatcgtcatttgttatTGATTCCATCTGCAAACCTCATTATATCTAATATTTTATCATAGCTTAAAATAGTTATTCCTATTGTTCGACTTCAGCAAACCAAACGATAGGAAATATAACGTCCAGCTGTTTCCGAAGAACGAATAATTTTCACCACTTGACCACGTTTAAGACCAAAATATCTCGATACCGGATCACCAGCTTGAATTCTCATCAACATGTTCTCTTTCAGTTTATAACGTGCCAGCAGCTCTTGTTTCTCCTCCGGTGTCATGACCACATGCTCCGGTACCAACTCATGCTCGGTTATATTAATCAATAATTCAGATTCTAAAAATTGTTCcaatatatatttgggagccATATCGACCAAAGACTGTTTGGCCGAGGGAGTCATGCCAGCCTGTACAACTACAATAGCCCTGTGAATATTTTCCTCCTGCATACGCGTACAATAGGTCTTTATGGTTTTTATGCCAATTTTTGGTTCGTCGGGAAAGAAGACAAACATTTGATCGGTGGGATCATCGTTGTGGGCAACCAAAACAATCAAATCGGAGCGTGCAGGCCTCTTCTCACTGGGTTTGTCACCAAACATTTCCTTAAATTGTTCAAGTGTCTGATCCAATTCATCTTGTGTCACTAAATAGCCTCTATCGTGGCTAAGTTGCATGATGGTTTTTCGTATACGCCATAGTTTGTAGGTCTCAGCTTCATCATCCATGGTTTGGTTgagtttttattaaatatacaAAAAGCAAGCCGAAAAAGTTAATAGAGAAATCCAGAAATAATAAACAGCACGCCGCAAAGTCAAAATTCTACACGCCAGATGGATGTATGGTATGTTACAATGTGAGTAGTCGGTAACCATATTGCCCGTTTGGCACAAATTCTTACAATCACCATCTTATGTACCGTTCACACCTTTTGTTTGGTAGGCAAACATTTGGCGTATGGTAGAGATTCGAAGAATTTGAATTTCGCACATAAACTGGTTGGTGGAGCTGgtgaatatagataaatgagaattatctaagaacatgTCGCAAGCAGAAGtctgctctcaatggcatgTAGTTTGCCTCGTTTGTACTTTCTAAATAAGTAATATTTCCTTTCGCCTAAAGGAAAATATGGGGTAATGCACGTATGTAGGGTTTCAGCAGTCGAAGCTTCCAATGTgtgtatttttctttcttttatttcttttctttttgctgtaaatttgatattttttggcAGAGCTGTCAAAATTACCCATGCCTATAAGCTTGACTTttgctgtaaaattttgagagtGCTCTGTTATTACTATCCTCTTTGAAATGTCTGAAGACAAAACGTAACAAATTCGGAAGTCTTCAAGACAAGATCTTACCGAGTTCGTTCTGAATTCTGTTCGCTATTCTGAGAAAATTTTTGTACAGACAGTTCTGAAATAATTCTGAGCGATGTCTGATAGCTTTttcgtatgtttttttttttaaattttcttccgaCTGTTCAGAAGGAATTCGGAACAATTACTGCACTGTATGTCTGTACGAATTTTCCTtgcgacagttctgaaagaactCTAAAGGATGTCTGAACGTTCTGTCGCATAGTTTTTTagagtagattagtatacacccatgggggtatactaatctagtaatgccgtttgtaacaactcgaaatattgatctaggaccgtataaagtatatatattcttgatcgtctcgacattctaaatcgatctagccatgtccgtccgtctatcgaaatcacgatagtggtcgaacgcgcaaagctagccacttgaaattttgtacaaatactttttattaatgtaagtcgttgggaTTTGCTTTGGGCCGTAAAGGTTAAGGTTTgtatattgcttctatataaaccgatcttcggatttgacttctcgagcctttggaagccccaatttttatccgatttgtatgaaatttatcacatggtgctttgttatgacttccaacaactgtacgaagtacggtttaaatcggtctacaacctgatatagcttccatacaaaccgatttcccgatttgacttcttggcccctaGAAGAcgtaatttttttcccatttggctgaaattttgcacatagtgttctctaacgactttgaacaactgtgcgaagtacggttcaaatcggtcaagaacctgatatagctcctatataaatcgacttcttgagcccttacaggccgatatttttgtcccattaggttaaaattttgcacatagcgctctgttacgactttcaacaactgtgccatgcatGGTTCCTATCGGTCAATAGCCTCATATagttcccaaattttagcagaatccatggtggtgggtttccaagattcagcccgctTTCTTTTCTGGTTTGATATCACTTGAGGGTTCTCTTACCATTTAGAAATTTGATAAGAGTATGCATTCCAGCGTAGATATGGCAAGGTTTGCAAGATATAAGGACAAGAAAATGTTTCGTTTTGCGTTTTCGAAAACTGCAACAGGCCTGCTAATATCTGCCATATCTACCTAAAAGACGTTGATCCGGTGGAAGCAGGACTACGAAAGTATCGCTATAGCAGTCctataatttttttgacaacGCTAGACGCCAACAattaaaagtcaaaaaaatAATCATGCCAAAGAAGATACGACTTTGAGCTGTGGAAGACCTTGGCGCGTACTGACAGGGTGGTGAATGTCACTTTTCTCTCATTTTTTACTGATTAAAAACTCTTGCTTTTGATATTGCAAGCTATAATCATATAatcattatttatttaataactAAACTTAAGATTAAAGCATAACGTGTGTATATTTTGGTCCATAACAGCATTGGTCCGATAGCTTTTAGAAGTCAATGTCTTCAATTCCATGGGCTTTAGCCTGCTCCTTAAAACATTTCAGATATTCCTCTGCAGCTTCACAGTGGTCTCCAGATACTGCCAGTGCATCGCAAGCTGCGACAACTTCATCAGCTATTGTCATCTTTGCAGGATCACCTTCAGTATACATTTCAGCATGTTCTCTGGCAACGACTTTATCTAGTTTACCATCGCCGTTCATCTGATCAAACAAAATTCTTAGGATTAATATTCAttgcgtttgaaatttttggttGAGAAATATCAACTATCCTTACCGCTCCATATTTTTTCATAAGGCACGATCGCATACACTTGCCTTCGGGAGTTGAAGCGGGTTTTCTAGCTACCATATCGGCAATATCAGCTGTAAATATAAATTTACCGAAAAGGGAAAGTTTAGTATTCTTTTTCTTTGAGAACGGGTAgtttactaaatttcccatgaacattcaattaaggagcaggggatacttctctcatatcaattagcgcagtccgattaatgtttaagcttaatgataagggacctccctatatatgccgagttcgaacggcatgccgcatagcgactGATGGAGacacttgatagagaagttttaacatgccgGGATAATTCACGAATTTAGTTAGCATTAGTAAGGAATGACCActactgaaaaattttctgatgttcacgccgggatttgaacccaggcgttcggcattataggcggacatgctaacctttacgCCACGTTGGCCTCCTTGgtattttagtttaatttatttcctttgggaaagagtgattgtagtactcttttctttgggaagTTGCAGTTGTAAAAATCGtttcccttaaaaaaaaaatttttccttctCTTTCGATTGGAAAAGTTTAGTAGTGGTACTCTTTTTAGTTTTGTGATCTTTCCCTTGGTAGGTAAGTTCATTAGTATTCACATACTTTCCCGAAAAAAACGGTAGTTTTCAGCCTCTTTCTCTTGGAATGTGATAATTTTTGTACTCTTTCCCTTTGGATAGGAttttttagtactatttccctTTGGATAGGGTTGTTTGGTActctttcccttgagaaaggtaTTTTTAGTGGGTTTTCCCTTGATAAAGGTCAGTTTTAGTGCTTTTTGCGTTGAGAAGTTTATTTTTAGTACTCCCTTGATGAATGTTAATTTTAGTGTTATTTGCCTtgagaatgggtagttttagcattcttttctataaaaagtctGTTTTAGTACGTTTTCCGTTGGGCAAGGGTAGATTAAGTACTCTTTTGCTTGAGAaaatatagttttagtacactttctcttgagaaagggtaattttagaacTCTTTCACGAGGTAGTGGGTAGTCCAAGTAatctttcccttgagaaagcgTGGTATTAGTACACTGTTCCTTTGGAAAGAATAATTTTTTAGTACCTCCCttgaaaagggtatttttataTACTTTTCCTTGGTAaaaggtagatttagtaccattttccttgGAAATGGAAACTCTCCATTGGTACTCAATCCCGAGGGAAAGGTTGGTTTCAATACTCttttccttgagaaagggtacttttagcaCTCTTTCCCTTTAGAAagagtacttttagtactcttcGCTTGAGAAAGAGAacttttagcaccctttcccttgagaaaggctAGGTTTAGTCCTTTTTCCGTTGAGAAAGTGAagctttagtaacctttcccttaagaaagaGTAGTTTAACTACTCCTTCCCTTGAGATAGTTTAGGTTTAGAAATAAGAGTAGTTTACGTACTCTTTTACTCTCGAAGTGTAGTTTTGGTAATCTTTCTCTTGACGAAGTGTAATTTTAGAACTCTTTCCCTtgagaaaaggtagttttagaactATTTCCCTTTAGAAACGGTGGGTTTAGCACTCTTGAGGAAGTGTAATTTTAGAACTCTTTCCCTtgagaaaaggtagttttagaactatttcctttgagaaagggcggttttagtactctttcttttaagaaatgtCATTTTAGTAGTCTTTACCTTAAGAAAGTGTACGTTAGTAgtctttcccttgagaaaggctagttttagtactctttcggttaggaaaggctagttttagtactttatcccttgagaaagggtagttttagttatctttcctttgagaaagaaTATTCTAGTGGTCTTTCCCTTGAGAAacgctagttttagtactcgtTCCCTTAAGAAAGAGTAGCTTAAGTACTCTTTTCCTTGAGAAAGGCTGATTTTAGTACTTCTTCCCATGAGAAAGgttaattttagtactctttcctttgagaaaaggtactattataataatttttctCGAGAAAGGTTAGGTTCAGCACTTTTTctcttgggaatgggtagttttattagtctttcccttaagaaaggTCAATTTTAGTAGTCTTTCCCTTGACCAAGTGTAGCTTTAGTCCTCTTtctcttgagaaagggtagttttagagtTATTTCTcttgagaaagggtaatttttgtaCTATTTTCCTTGAGATAgactagttttagtactcttgccCTTCAGAAAGGATATTTTTAGTACTCTTACACTTGAGAAAgactagttttagtactttttcccttcagagagggtagttttagtattctttcctttgagaaagggtagttttagtactctttccctttaGAAAGTATAGTTTATGCACTCTTTCTCTTGAGAAAGGATGATTTAAGTACTCTTACCTTTGAGAAAGGTTAGCTTTAGTGCCCTCTCTCTTGAGAAAGTGCTGTTTGTTTTTTGGGATTGATTCTAGATAATAAATTGAACTGGGGCTTCAATAGGGAATCTAGAATAAGATAGACTATTGCGGTTCTCTATTCATACCGATGCGATTTAGGTAGCAGATAGAGTTTACGACCAAAGTAGCTGCACTGGTGGCGTGACCAGTTTCAATGACGGCGGTCTGTGACAGAGCACATGTTTTATTCGCTGTATCTGTACTTCAGATTTATAAGTGTACTATGGAACCTACTGCTACTAGTTCCCTGGAGGCTGTTTTGTGGGTATAGATAATGGACTTATAAATCCGAGAGGGCTTCATTCAGATTGTTCAGGTTAGTTTTTAATtgcagtctgcaatcagactcaaTTGGAAAATTATCCTATTGTAATATCACTGGAGAAGGAAGGTTCCTTCTTTCTCCTACCGTTGGAGTCTGTTAATGGACTTATAAATCCGAGAGGGCTTCATTCAGATTGTTTAGGTTAGTTTTTAATtgcagtctgcaatcagactcaaTTGGAAAATTATCCCATTGTAATATCACTGGAGAAGGAAGGTTCCTTCTTGCTCCTACCGTTGGAGTCTGTTTTGTGGGTGTAGATGATGGACTTATAAATCCGAGAGGGCGTCATTCAGattgtttaggttaggttttaatTGCAGTCTGAGGTCAGACACATTTGACACTTAGCTCATTGTGAGATCACCAGAGAAGGAAGGTTCCTTCTtgctcctaccgttgaatcagcACGATCGAATTTAAAAGcctaataaaatgttcacttccATTAATTCAGACAAGTCTCTAAGCAATAATAGCCTAATGTGGAACTTCTTCTTTTTGCTAGCGCTGCCAGATGCTCTATAGTTTCCTCTTTCGCCTACTTGCAACCTTAACCCTATCAGCAATTTTTCAGTTAGACACTTagcccattgtgatatcacagtagaaggaagatgccttcttgcTCCTAACGTTGAACCAGCCCGATCGATTTTTAAAGCCTAATAAATTGTTCACATCCATTAATTGAGACAAGTCTCTAAGCAATAAGAATCTAATGTGGAACTTCTTCTTTTCTTCCTCCTACTTGCAACCTTAAGACTATCAGCATTTTTTTCGGAACGACAGTCACCTGTCATGACGCACAGGATGTCTGAGACTTTTGTTCAAGTCAACGACAGTAAAACGACGTACTCCCCCAGTTTAAAtagtacggaattcctatcttaaaattttctttttagaggtacttcatagtttttagcacaacaagccgattaatatctgcaccctcctttcaacctaacctaacctaacctactccaGGTTAGATCTGAAATCCTTCAGAACTTATCTAGAAGAATAAGCTTACATGTTTCCCGTTcttctggaatgtgtaaggtggtttatagtcttgcaagctctttttatataaaattttatgcgATATCTCTGTGATCCGTCACTCAAAGTAGATTGCTGTAACTTGTTATGATTCAAAAGTTACCGTCGAGACATACCAGTATAATTGACACGGCTATGGTTCACATGAAGATTGACTACTTAAAGAAGTTGGACATTGCGCTGGTATCTACATTGTCGAAGTCAATATGAAACAGAGATGATACTATAATCATTATAAAGAATCGACGTCTCTCGTCGTATGAGGGACGATTACAATTGAATTGCAATTGAAATCGGGCTTTCAAGGAACATCAACCAACAGGATATTTGCATATTCAGCCAGTCTGACATTAAGGGCTTTCATTGGTCTCGGACTTAGGAACATAAGTATTGCACAACTTTCGGTACAATTTTTTGGGCGACTGCACAGGCGTTACTCTAGGTTTGATccctgtttatatggaagtgaCAGGAAACAAAAGGGCTGATTTGCTTGCGAGAGAGTAAGCGAGCCTTTTCCCGATCTAGGTTATAAATGAGATAAATTTGAGGAAGCTAGACAGCTAATATATGCTCTTAAGGGCAGGTCGATTTACAGGTCGActacataaaattttaagaagctTCTCCGAagaaacgtatttctgaacacaaaaaccgccctcgactatcgcagatctctcaacgagatggctgaacagttcaaaattcacctgttctgggtgccaggccacagagatactACAGgcattctaaagcagacgagcttgcgaatctagaaactaccttacacaccccagggacactggaacctgtgggtatgcctctagcgacatgtaagctaagaccaggctcgaagggcaacgaatgatagatggtcacaaagaggactACTGCTTtgatgtcattggctagaacagacgtctcaatcattgtgtccgtcactgacaggtcactgtctaatcggaaaacatgctgacagactgaaggttgccagcaacgacctttgcagaagctgtgaggacatcgaagaagaagagactatagaacaccttctgtgtgcgtgtcc includes:
- the LOC106083811 gene encoding uncharacterized protein LOC106083811, yielding MYEKKLFQINNLTKCGYIFKTTITADDYYLVLSCMQCDNVFWELATFLSHIKTHNIPKDELHAQEGSVFGIIKTFEEKSDKEMDPLGEVSYSYDNSKNIKTFIRNETTDVTIQELETANETVDSDKEINDNDFELKPHSCFDENLNDFNNDYMPNEYAEHCSKSVEDSNLNLKQLSKNRKFIASLIDAYKNQPQLWDTSKKTRNSKRKQEAYKNILYALNEEYQVSGSTTKQIEIIIKRLRLQFTHHYKSLHNDKEESSSLWFYNMLKFIEPHIEGVYKQKNISPPLSEENWLILINLYKKNECLWNEANIYHTSIMYRQETLEAMTNEFIVLSKLENISTIELKTFLEDLKAMAVNENKRLLKEEVTAGKTHTFPKFKEELNFLLPHVGPFVCCHCKKTYSDVYAYKFHVAQHEGNKPFKCMVCHKELTHKKEFMCHLRRHTKECPFQCEVCSKSFPSKKEWQRHIVKHGSKPYICELCADSFYTQHQLTNHMKNHANIRDNVCSECGKGFTHRGLLRQHLQTHSKTESQCTICSNVYANPRSLRKHYVRAHEIHEDNSTQTYNCKICMITFPTVKDAKQHRKEHRQSFPNKRHTCDICGNNFAYPRNLADHKKTHSNVRDQICDICGKAFTNANLLNQHKNVHNGQKFECKACGKDYAHYRGLYRHIVRAHGSNNKDPCAAIAKQKQEIQTDYIFAQFQLNEYKHKLYKMATLSSLSNYSTYANYTKCGEILKSPAIGERQYALLCLQCEEICLQFQTFVIHLEKEHQELSFADVRTKEEEIDDVNEPFATVSEFAKTNVESEDKKDLIVDPLEEPVVLLMKNPKHKDKDKRVGKVQTRQQPLSETRKKKYDELVKQEPDDEINLESIQAIAAKHSEFPKPFLQTVEQSTIAEALDEKSPNYGTSLNIKTDLSYLDDDIIDYGEDDDDEDFIIRDDDDDDDFDDKEFLDDTKEGDDDLKPSPAKKSKVKLDVGLDIDEFMNNQIYVVAFIAAYQKQDELWDATRPPKLVNRCRKKRDDCLKKICQELQESDVPMTIRDAEKCIKYMRVRYIRDVRIRMNYIKNKDKDYKPLWFHDHLEFLKPTLSFIQELQEEQLLAKPKLNDEQIIRLIDIYKKHSCLWNEQDIFYYSEQRRHAALQTVIGEVKQELQLNYTVDEVEEKIEFIHKIVKKEKENCIEYTTNKPNGEYKSSCKFYNHISYLLPHLGPFKCQFCPKVLMHVATFRIHVSKHDGSKPFKCSICNYEFTQKPGYVIHLRRHTQDFPFVCKYCGKGFPCKKELKLHFQNHPEYEKEFICDVCGEGFTQQKLLNWHLKAHNNIRDSICNICGKGFTNSKLLFQHRTVHSQEKSVCKLCGKTYAHYRGLSRHMSKDHGTTVAAVAAVMGEKPKKRVLTINEIS
- the LOC106083854 gene encoding DNA-directed RNA polymerases I, II, and III subunit RPABC1 gives rise to the protein MDDEAETYKLWRIRKTIMQLSHDRGYLVTQDELDQTLEQFKEMFGDKPSEKRPARSDLIVLVAHNDDPTDQMFVFFPDEPKIGIKTIKTYCTRMQEENIHRAIVVVQAGMTPSAKQSLVDMAPKYILEQFLESELLINITEHELVPEHVVMTPEEKQELLARYKLKENMLMRIQAGDPVSRYFGLKRGQVVKIIRSSETAGRYISYRLVC
- the LOC106083227 gene encoding general odorant-binding protein 28a → MHFVKYPLLAEGGSILIKTKIESDIILNKMTKYLVTLAILCVFGAVIVRGEIDKKAMIADFMAKAEVCKGETGGKDADIADMVARKPASTPEGKCMRSCLMKKYGAMNGDGKLDKVVAREHAEMYTEGDPAKMTIADEVVAACDALAVSGDHCEAAEEYLKCFKEQAKAHGIEDIDF